A genomic region of Pseudoalteromonas rubra contains the following coding sequences:
- a CDS encoding glycosyl hydrolase family 18 protein yields MFNYLISAAAVASALSVATAVAAPSTPSINWKPQNYSFVDVNIYGRGSYKQLIQAKEVVDIAIEWNAWSGKGGDSYKVYFDDKVVNEGQLAKGTTSGVIRFPYHKSGRHELRIALCDASGCATSASKPIVIADTDGGHLEPLKLNVNPNNKQYDTDPNTVVGAYFVEWGIYGRNFDVTQLPADNLTHLLYGFIPICGPNDSLAEIENGNSLRALKLACGSSEDYEVVIHDPWAAVQKALPGISSKDPIRGTYAQLMALKQRNPDLKILPSVGGWTLSDPFFDFTDKANRDTFVRSMREFLTTWKFYDGVDIDWEFPGGDGAHPDLGASTDGETYVLLMKELRVMLDELEAQTGRDYELTSAIGTGWDKIEDVDYRDAAQYMDYIFAMTYDFYGGWNNETGHQTGIYCGSHLSSEECQGTGLDEQGEARKGPAYTLDNAIQLLLKQGVPSEKLVVGAAMYGRGWEGVYPNNAQIADNPMTAPANGKLRGSTSQGIWEAGVIDYKGLKAHMIGSDEQGINGFEVGYDTTAEAAYVWNRDTGTLVTYDSPRSVRAKGQYVREHNLGGLFAWEIDADNGDILNAMHEGLAGKVTEPVPVNKAPVVTMPTNLTLAAGDIYILTADARDPEGQALIYRWSGDAQLNLQSEDDSVIVTAPNVTQDAVYTVNLQVSDGVNQVQRQVKVLVKAPVVENKAPVVGDIASISLDEKSSKTLTVGATDPEGKALSYSWHVPGHTISGQGASVTLNASEVEKTQTVTGTVTVSDGVHEVQRQFNVTVKNLADTPDPTPGDGKTTWDASKVYVGGDKVFYKGVEYRARWWTQGATPSNGGVWQEIIPDDGKVRAWRSDLVYTGGDKVTHGGETWQARWWTRGQTPGTNGVWRKL; encoded by the coding sequence ATGTTTAACTATTTAATCAGCGCGGCCGCAGTCGCATCAGCGTTATCAGTAGCGACAGCTGTCGCCGCACCATCAACCCCGAGCATCAACTGGAAACCGCAAAATTACTCGTTTGTTGACGTCAACATTTACGGCAGAGGCTCCTACAAACAGCTGATCCAGGCCAAAGAAGTGGTCGATATCGCCATCGAATGGAATGCCTGGTCGGGCAAAGGAGGGGACAGCTACAAAGTGTACTTTGATGACAAGGTGGTTAATGAAGGGCAGCTGGCGAAAGGCACCACCAGCGGGGTGATCCGCTTCCCTTATCATAAATCGGGCCGTCATGAATTGCGCATTGCATTGTGTGATGCGTCGGGCTGCGCCACCTCTGCCAGTAAGCCCATCGTAATTGCGGATACTGATGGTGGACACCTGGAACCACTCAAGCTGAACGTCAACCCCAATAACAAGCAATATGACACCGACCCCAATACCGTGGTGGGAGCCTATTTTGTCGAGTGGGGCATATACGGCCGCAACTTTGATGTAACGCAGCTCCCGGCGGATAACCTGACTCACCTGTTGTATGGCTTCATTCCTATCTGTGGGCCGAATGACTCGCTGGCAGAAATTGAAAATGGCAATAGTCTGCGCGCGTTAAAGCTGGCGTGTGGCAGCTCTGAAGATTATGAAGTGGTGATCCACGACCCCTGGGCTGCAGTGCAAAAAGCCCTGCCGGGGATCAGCAGTAAAGATCCAATTCGCGGTACCTACGCGCAATTAATGGCGCTTAAACAGCGAAACCCGGACCTGAAGATCTTACCTTCGGTGGGTGGCTGGACTTTATCCGATCCCTTCTTTGACTTTACGGACAAAGCAAATCGCGACACCTTTGTCAGGTCAATGCGCGAGTTCCTGACGACCTGGAAATTCTATGATGGTGTGGATATAGACTGGGAATTCCCGGGCGGTGATGGTGCCCACCCTGACTTAGGTGCAAGTACGGATGGTGAAACCTATGTCTTACTGATGAAAGAGCTCAGAGTGATGTTGGATGAGCTGGAAGCCCAGACGGGTCGTGACTATGAACTGACATCAGCCATTGGTACTGGCTGGGACAAAATCGAAGATGTTGATTATCGCGATGCTGCGCAGTACATGGATTACATCTTTGCCATGACTTATGACTTTTACGGTGGCTGGAACAATGAAACAGGCCATCAGACGGGTATTTACTGTGGTTCACACCTCAGTTCAGAAGAATGTCAGGGTACCGGGTTAGATGAGCAAGGGGAGGCAAGAAAAGGCCCTGCTTATACTCTGGATAATGCAATTCAGTTATTACTTAAGCAAGGTGTTCCCAGTGAAAAGCTAGTAGTCGGTGCAGCCATGTACGGTCGTGGCTGGGAAGGTGTTTATCCGAACAATGCCCAAATTGCAGATAATCCGATGACCGCGCCGGCCAATGGTAAGTTGCGTGGCAGCACGTCACAGGGCATTTGGGAAGCCGGTGTCATTGATTATAAAGGACTCAAGGCACACATGATTGGCAGTGATGAGCAGGGAATTAATGGCTTTGAAGTGGGTTATGACACCACAGCCGAAGCGGCTTATGTTTGGAACCGAGATACAGGCACCCTGGTGACTTATGACAGCCCGCGTTCCGTCAGAGCAAAGGGCCAATATGTCCGTGAACACAATCTGGGCGGTTTGTTTGCCTGGGAAATTGATGCGGATAACGGTGATATTCTCAATGCGATGCACGAAGGATTGGCCGGGAAAGTGACTGAACCGGTACCAGTGAACAAAGCACCAGTAGTCACTATGCCGACTAACCTGACGCTGGCGGCGGGTGACATTTATATTCTGACTGCCGATGCGCGCGACCCCGAAGGTCAAGCTCTGATCTATCGCTGGTCAGGTGATGCTCAACTGAATCTGCAAAGCGAGGATGACAGCGTTATCGTAACGGCGCCGAATGTCACTCAGGATGCGGTGTATACGGTTAACTTGCAGGTTTCCGATGGGGTGAACCAGGTACAGCGACAGGTCAAAGTACTGGTAAAAGCGCCGGTGGTTGAAAATAAAGCCCCCGTTGTTGGAGACATAGCGAGTATTAGCCTGGATGAAAAGTCCAGCAAAACGCTGACTGTGGGTGCCACTGATCCGGAAGGTAAAGCATTGAGCTATAGTTGGCATGTGCCGGGTCATACCATCAGCGGCCAGGGCGCATCGGTCACTCTGAACGCCTCTGAAGTGGAAAAAACACAGACTGTGACCGGCACTGTGACCGTCAGTGATGGCGTCCACGAAGTGCAGCGTCAGTTTAACGTCACCGTGAAAAACCTGGCTGATACGCCTGATCCGACGCCTGGCGATGGCAAAACCACCTGGGATGCCAGCAAAGTGTATGTAGGCGGTGACAAGGTGTTTTACAAAGGCGTTGAATATCGCGCTCGCTGGTGGACACAGGGAGCGACGCCTTCCAACGGGGGCGTATGGCAGGAAATCATTCCGGACGACGGCAAAGTGCGAGCCTGGCGCAGTGACCTGGTTTATACCGGTGGAGACAAAGTAACACACGGCGGAGAAACCTGGCAGGCACGCTGGTGGACCCGAGGTCAGACGCCAGGCACTAACGGTGTGTGGCGCAAGCTATAA
- a CDS encoding Ig-like domain-containing protein: protein MYKLSPIASFLGAMSVFGAAASTAPVSIHSDQQLESQLIEQLQQSTRFFQSRQAGTQSGLEFKTHSRSKDGKHLRRSQYYQGVRVHGGEIVTHHDAQNLLSVWFSPEGDITGVSGSVVPAPKLDSVVASIDETQALSSAKSSIADLLLTHDEQVELVVYPYQNGFRLAYMVTFFAETEQAPSRPEFFIDAHSAEILSHVETLTHGKIGTGPGGNEKIGRHYYGDDMPKFYATERDDGRCALAHDDIRVIDMEHDISNTETFVFDCHENQHKSVNGAYSPLNDAMYYGKATLEMFDDWYSSRALEGDLVMRVHYRENYLNAFWNGKEVTFGDGNLSRYGVYPFTSLGVVAHEIAHGVTSQNSKLVYSSMSGGVNEAFSDMTSEALECFLNQDADGNCEVDWLIGASIFKNRTALRYMDDPTKDGKSIGHADDYTIGLDVHYSSGVFNKAFYLLSTTPGWGVKKAYEVMLHANKHYWVYNGNFESLACGVTDAAEELGYDIKDVGAAFKQVGVFACTENKAPEITITNPGEGGRFKINSALTFSADAQDDYGEVAKVTFIVNGEQYQTLTEAPFEVRWQSDQTGTYQLSAVVEDNEGLRVTSEPVQFTLIDPSQCQTPQWQESQVYVQGNKAAFDGYEYTAKWWNRGQSPAHNSGSWGVWQRGVECGLTQEQPNQAPELTFLSPANNLEVTEGSRVAVALSATDQDGEVQEVLISVNGQLLTELTRAPYAFNFNAQQAGEYTLSAVAVDDDGARSHVVTRAIKVTPSQDEANAPEVVLTSPKNGSQFAPEQPIMLQVQASDKDGDLAQVRYFINGKQVASSNLEPFSASTTLSEAGTYELYAVASDKSGLQTRSATHQIGIKAKAPGCRTGAWSAGTVYTAGDQVSHNGKLYQAKWWTRNQVPADYSSRWAVWKVIGECK from the coding sequence ATGTACAAATTATCACCCATAGCGTCTTTTCTCGGTGCGATGAGCGTGTTTGGTGCCGCAGCCAGCACAGCACCAGTGAGCATTCATAGCGATCAGCAACTTGAGTCACAGCTCATTGAGCAGCTACAACAATCAACGCGTTTTTTCCAATCTCGTCAGGCAGGCACGCAGTCTGGGCTGGAATTTAAAACCCACAGCCGCAGCAAAGATGGCAAACACCTTCGTCGTAGCCAGTATTATCAGGGGGTCCGCGTACACGGTGGGGAAATTGTCACTCACCATGATGCACAAAACCTGCTTAGTGTATGGTTTTCACCTGAGGGGGATATCACTGGAGTGAGTGGTTCAGTGGTACCGGCACCTAAGCTGGATTCAGTTGTTGCGTCAATTGATGAAACACAAGCTCTGAGTAGTGCAAAGAGCAGTATTGCGGATCTATTGCTCACGCACGATGAGCAGGTTGAACTGGTGGTTTATCCTTACCAGAATGGCTTTAGATTGGCATACATGGTCACTTTCTTTGCTGAGACAGAGCAAGCCCCCAGCAGACCGGAGTTTTTCATTGATGCACACAGTGCCGAGATCCTGAGTCATGTTGAGACTCTGACCCATGGAAAAATTGGTACGGGCCCCGGCGGCAATGAGAAAATAGGCCGCCATTATTACGGTGACGATATGCCTAAATTTTATGCGACGGAGCGTGATGACGGACGTTGTGCGCTGGCGCATGATGACATTCGTGTGATCGATATGGAACATGACATCAGCAATACCGAGACCTTCGTGTTTGATTGTCATGAGAATCAGCATAAGTCAGTCAATGGTGCCTATTCTCCCCTTAATGATGCGATGTATTATGGTAAAGCGACGCTGGAGATGTTTGATGACTGGTACAGCAGCCGCGCACTGGAAGGCGATTTGGTGATGCGGGTGCACTACCGGGAAAATTATCTCAATGCGTTCTGGAATGGCAAAGAAGTGACGTTTGGTGATGGCAACTTGTCTCGTTATGGCGTATATCCTTTCACATCGCTGGGCGTGGTCGCCCATGAAATTGCCCATGGCGTGACTTCGCAAAACTCAAAGCTGGTTTATAGCAGCATGTCAGGTGGGGTGAACGAGGCGTTTTCAGACATGACGTCGGAGGCACTGGAATGCTTTTTGAATCAAGACGCCGATGGCAATTGTGAAGTGGATTGGTTAATCGGTGCCAGCATTTTCAAAAACCGCACAGCGCTGCGTTATATGGATGATCCAACCAAAGACGGCAAGTCTATTGGTCATGCGGATGATTACACCATAGGGCTCGACGTTCATTACAGTTCAGGGGTATTCAACAAAGCTTTCTATTTATTGTCTACCACACCAGGCTGGGGCGTAAAAAAAGCCTATGAGGTGATGTTGCATGCAAATAAACACTACTGGGTGTACAACGGTAATTTTGAGTCGCTGGCTTGCGGTGTAACGGATGCAGCCGAAGAGTTGGGTTATGATATCAAGGACGTTGGCGCGGCATTTAAACAGGTCGGCGTGTTTGCCTGTACAGAAAATAAAGCCCCTGAAATCACCATAACGAACCCGGGTGAGGGCGGACGTTTTAAGATTAACTCAGCGCTGACTTTCAGTGCCGATGCGCAAGATGACTATGGTGAAGTTGCTAAAGTAACCTTTATAGTAAATGGTGAGCAATACCAGACATTAACCGAGGCGCCTTTTGAGGTACGCTGGCAAAGCGATCAAACCGGGACGTATCAACTGAGTGCGGTAGTGGAAGACAATGAAGGCTTGCGCGTGACCTCTGAGCCTGTGCAGTTTACGTTAATCGACCCGAGTCAATGTCAGACACCCCAATGGCAGGAAAGTCAGGTCTATGTGCAGGGTAATAAAGCCGCCTTTGATGGCTATGAATACACCGCTAAATGGTGGAATCGCGGTCAAAGTCCTGCGCATAATTCGGGTTCCTGGGGAGTATGGCAACGCGGCGTTGAGTGTGGGCTGACTCAAGAACAGCCAAACCAGGCACCTGAGCTGACTTTCTTGTCACCAGCAAATAATCTCGAAGTCACAGAAGGTAGCCGGGTAGCGGTGGCACTAAGCGCAACCGATCAGGATGGTGAAGTGCAAGAGGTGCTGATCAGCGTAAATGGCCAGCTATTGACCGAACTTACCCGAGCACCTTACGCGTTCAATTTTAATGCTCAGCAAGCTGGCGAGTACACCTTGAGTGCCGTTGCAGTGGATGATGACGGTGCGCGCTCTCACGTTGTAACACGGGCTATCAAAGTGACACCCAGTCAGGATGAGGCAAATGCGCCGGAGGTGGTTTTAACTAGCCCCAAAAATGGTAGTCAGTTTGCCCCTGAACAGCCCATTATGCTTCAGGTTCAAGCGTCGGATAAAGATGGTGATTTGGCTCAGGTCCGATATTTCATAAACGGCAAACAAGTCGCAAGCAGCAATCTGGAGCCTTTCAGTGCGTCGACGACTCTGAGCGAGGCAGGGACCTACGAGCTGTATGCCGTGGCCAGCGATAAGAGCGGTTTGCAAACACGTTCAGCCACACACCAAATTGGCATCAAAGCGAAGGCACCAGGCTGCCGGACTGGTGCCTGGTCTGCTGGCACTGTATATACTGCTGGCGATCAGGTGAGCCATAACGGCAAACTGTACCAGGCAAAATGGTGGACACGTAATCAAGTTCCGGCTGATTACTCAAGCCGCTGGGCAGTGTGGAAAGTAATTGGGGAGTGCAAGTAA
- a CDS encoding phosphate ABC transporter substrate-binding protein — MRNLIYAVLLSSAFNAYAGVSVIVHPSNGSSFDTSTINRIFTGKEKSFSNGNKAIPVSQEPGNPITDEFNSKALNKSSAQLKAYWSKLIFTGKGTPPKEVSNDAEVIKMVSANPDTIGFVSSDSVTDAVKVVQQF, encoded by the coding sequence ATGAGAAATTTAATATACGCAGTGCTATTGTCGTCGGCTTTTAACGCTTATGCTGGCGTATCCGTGATTGTTCACCCCAGCAACGGCAGTAGCTTTGATACCTCAACAATCAACCGTATTTTTACTGGCAAAGAGAAATCTTTTTCCAATGGGAATAAAGCGATCCCGGTGTCACAAGAGCCGGGTAACCCAATCACCGATGAGTTTAACAGCAAAGCACTCAATAAGTCTTCAGCTCAGCTCAAGGCATATTGGTCTAAACTCATCTTTACCGGTAAGGGCACACCACCTAAGGAAGTTTCTAATGACGCGGAAGTCATCAAAATGGTCTCCGCAAATCCGGATACAATTGGCTTTGTCTCTTCCGATTCGGTCACTGATGCCGTGAAAGTGGTGCAGCAGTTTTAG
- a CDS encoding porin, whose product MKLKYTLLVTALASTTLHAEVNISGFASMTGGQVLSGSGVPQFGLEPTFLADYPIVSAYKEDLSFSPESLIGLQISSDLGEGLSVTGQIVARGANDYDAEFEWAYASYEINDNWTFQVGKKRLPLFYYSDFYDVGYAYVWMRAPADNYTWQIFNYEGANLLYSGAIGDWGISANVYTGREDDTENKLLSEFFFQTPTREIWEDILGGVVQLSYDWLELRVTHMRYTNKRFRNGEPELWNGKDSRDGKFYGLAANADFGNVFILSEFNRLDLDGDLDTYMISAGYRFDTITPYIMYSNFEQKDGDDPEKHDTRAVGVRWDFHPSAAFKVQYDKVEDDSTALAVAGDSESLTFGIDLVF is encoded by the coding sequence ATGAAACTAAAATATACTCTCTTGGTCACAGCGTTAGCATCAACGACACTTCATGCCGAGGTCAACATATCTGGGTTCGCCAGTATGACAGGTGGCCAGGTGTTAAGTGGTTCGGGTGTCCCTCAGTTCGGTCTGGAACCTACTTTTCTGGCTGACTATCCCATCGTGAGCGCTTATAAAGAAGACTTATCCTTTTCGCCTGAATCCCTGATTGGTTTACAGATCAGCAGCGACCTGGGTGAAGGCCTTAGCGTCACAGGTCAGATTGTCGCCAGGGGTGCCAATGATTACGATGCAGAATTTGAATGGGCCTATGCCTCATACGAGATAAACGACAACTGGACATTTCAGGTCGGTAAAAAGCGTTTACCTTTGTTTTATTACTCTGATTTTTATGATGTAGGGTACGCGTATGTGTGGATGCGGGCCCCTGCCGACAACTATACCTGGCAGATATTTAATTATGAAGGTGCCAATCTGCTGTACAGCGGTGCAATCGGAGATTGGGGCATTTCTGCCAACGTATACACAGGCCGTGAAGACGACACGGAAAATAAACTCTTGTCTGAATTCTTCTTCCAAACCCCTACCCGGGAGATTTGGGAAGATATTCTGGGCGGTGTGGTACAGCTCAGCTATGACTGGCTTGAGTTGCGCGTCACCCACATGCGCTATACCAACAAGCGTTTTCGCAATGGTGAGCCTGAGCTTTGGAATGGTAAAGACAGCCGGGATGGCAAATTTTATGGTCTCGCCGCCAATGCAGATTTTGGCAATGTCTTTATCTTATCTGAGTTTAACCGGCTGGACCTCGATGGAGACTTAGATACTTACATGATCAGTGCTGGCTACCGATTCGACACCATCACCCCATACATTATGTATTCCAACTTTGAACAAAAAGATGGAGACGATCCGGAGAAACATGATACTCGTGCCGTCGGGGTTAGATGGGACTTCCATCCTTCCGCAGCCTTCAAAGTACAATACGACAAAGTCGAAGATGATTCGACTGCACTGGCAGTAGCAGGCGACAGTGAATCACTCACTTTTGGTATTGATTTGGTTTTTTAG